The region CGTCTTAACTCCTCGAAAGGTCCCGCAGTTCGCGGAACTCGTGTTCAAAACGACAAGCATTTGTATGCGGCTTTTCAAAAAAATGCTCTTTTCACGCAACCAAATTTGCAAGTGCTTCAGGGCGAAGTAAAACGCCTGATTTTGGATAAAGACATCGCCATGGGCGTGGTTCTTGATGATGGTTCTGAGATTTTTGCGAAAGCGACAATCATCACAACGGGAACTTTCATGAACGGAGTTATGCATACGGGTCTGCGCCAAGAGGCGGGTGGACGCGTGGGTGATAAACCTTCGATCGGTTTGTCTGATCAATTGGCACAATTCGGTTTTGAAGTTAAGCGTTTGAAAACGGGTACTCCAGCTCGCTTGCTTAAAGATTCTATTGATTGGGCGAAAACAGTTCCTCATACCGGCGATGAAAAGATTTATCCGTTCAGCTTTAAATCTTCGACTCAGCTAAAGCTTCCACAAATTCTTTGCTACCTAACTCGTACGACAGAAGAAACTCACGATATTATTCGTGCGAATCTTGATAAGTCGCCGATGTATTGTGGGTTGATCGAAGGTATCGGTCCTCGTTACTGTCCATCGATCGAAGATAAAGTGACTCGTTTCCATGAAAGAGGCAGCCACCAAACATTCCTTGAACCAGAAGGTCTTTCTACAGATCTGATTTACTTGCAGGGTATTTCCACAAGTTTGCCAGAAGAAGTTCAGGATCAATTTTTAAAAACAATCCCGGGGCTTGAGAACGTAAAAGTCGCTCGCTACGGATATGCGGTTGAGTATGACTATATTGAACCGACACAAATCTGGCATCGCTTGGAAACAAGAACGATTCGCCAATTATTTTTGGCAGGACAAATCAACGGAACTTCTGGTTATGAAGAAGCTGCCGCACAAGGTTTCATCGCTGGCGTGAATGCCGCGAACAGCATTTTAGGTCGCGATGAATTTATCTTAGGTCGCGATGAAGCCTACATGGGCGTCTTGGTTGATGACCTTGTGACAAAGGGAACTCGTGAACCCTATCGCATGTTCACTTCTCGCGCCGAACACAGATTGGTTTTGAGAGAAGACAATACTATCGATAGGTTGGCGCATTGGGCCCAAAAGTTGGGTATTGTGTCCGAGCAGTCTTTGGAGATGGTTGCCGTTCTTCGTGAAAAACGTAAAGCACTACACGATAGAATGCGTGAAACTAAGGTTTACAACACCAAAGAGACACAAGAAATTCTTGCTACTATTCCAACATCAGCTATGACAAAGTCTTTAACTATCGAGGAGTTGCTGCGTCGCCCTGAGCTTACTAGTTCACACCTTGAACTCCTGAATTTTGAATTGGATTCTGATCCTAATGTGGTTGAACCAGTTGAAATTGAAGTGAAGTACTCTGGATACGTTCGTCGTCAGATGGACTTAATCGAACAATCAAAAAGACTCGAAGAATTGGTGCTTCCGGATTCAATTTCGTACTCAGAAATCCGCGGGCTCTCTAATGAGGAGAAGGACAAGCTGCAACGCGTTAGACCCCGTACCTTAGGTCAAGCACAGCGTATTAGTGGTGTGAATCCATCTGCGATTCAAGCTATAATGATTCATCTAAAAGGTCACAAAAAGATCAAGGAGATGAATCTGGATGAGCAACATTGACGGCGGCTCTGAAGCTCCACCGCAAATATTTTGGCGGATCGACGAATGGTTCCCCGATTTAAGTCCTGAGGTCAGAACAAGACTTAAGGCCTATCATGACGAGCTATTGAAATTTAATCGTACATTAAGCCTGATTTCTGCAAAGTCTGTTTTCGTAGCGGATGCACTCCATTTTGCAGACTCTATTAATGCGACCAAAGCGATTGTTAAGGCAAACCCCGGAATGGACAAGGTTTATGACTTTGGCAGCGGAAACGGTTTCCCCGGGATCGTCTTCGGTATTATGAATCCTAGCATTCAAGTTGTATTAGTCGACACGGACGTTAAGAAGTGTGAGTTCTTAAGTCATGCAGTTAATGCTTTAAATCTTAAGAATATTTCAGTTGAAAACAAAAACATCGAGGCATTGCCGGCCGATTCTGTAAAGTGGGCTATTTGTCGTGGCTTTGGAAATATCTCAAAGGCGATTTTAATGGCTCGAAAAACCGTCGTAAAAGGTGGATCCATGTATCACCTAAAGGGCGAAGAGTGGGGGATTGAAGTGGGAGAAATCCCAACACAGCTTTGTTCCATCTGGGCGCCATCATTGGTGGGGGAATATAAGCTTCCCGTTGGCGCTGTTAAATACGGTGTTGTTCGTACAGAAAAGATCTCATAAGTGCTGATTTTATGAAGAAATGAAGATGTTCCACGTGGAACATCTTCTAATGACCGCCGCCTTCGGCTTTTTCTCCGCCACCGTGCCCTTCGGCACCACCTTCACCGCCTCCAGCTTTTCCGATTCCAGTATCAAATGAAACTCCCGCATCTTTCATGCGTTGTTTGACGTCCCATGATCTTTTGGCGTTTCTAAGCTTTTCCTCGGCTAGATAGGAGGAGTATTCCTTAGGATCGGGCCATTCTTCCTTCTTGGCGTATGCCTTTTTGTATGACGATTGAGCGGTTTTTAATCTTTGTTCCACTTTGAGCTTTAAATATTCTAATTCTTGCTCCAGTCGAGTGATATTCGCCTGAGATTCATAAAGTCTCTTTTGTGCGTATTTGATTTGCCCTGTTTGGGGAACAACTGCTTCCATGTCCTTCTGAAAGCCCTCAAGTTTCTTTTTTTCAGCTTCTAGTGCAGCGGTTGCGGCGCCAACCTTTGTTTGAAGGTCAGAATAAATAGGATCTTTAAGCTCGGGATTTGGATCCGGCTTACTGCAGGCTGCGAACGTAAAAATAATGAGTATTGCGGCGATTATTCTCATAAATAGAGTTGTTCCACGTGGAACATCGGCAAAAACGCAGAAAAACCTAAGGCGAGGCGCGAAAAACTAGTCTTTATTCTTGCACACACATGTAAAAAGTACGAACTTTGAGTTATCAGGAGGGCGAGATGGCTAAAACTATCTGTATAGCTAACCAAAAGGGCGGAGTAGGCAAAACGACGACGTCTGTGAATCTTTCTTCAGCGTTGGCTACTCTAGGCAAGCGCGTATTGTTGATCGATATGGATCCGCAGGGGAACGCTTCAAGCGGTTTGGGTATCAAACGCTACGATACGCAAGATGCTAACTCATACCATGTACTCATCGGTGAAAAAACGCTGACGGAGGCTACTCACCCGACTTCAAATCCCAACTTAAAAATATGCACTGCTAATCCAGATCTAGTGGGCGCTGAAATTGAGCTTGTAGACATGCCGCATCGTGAGTACCGCTTGAAGCAGGCAGTATCCATCGTGGCTGATCAATACGATTTCGTCATCGTTGATTGTCCACCGTCTTTGGGTTTGATTACTCTGAATGCTCTGAACTCTGCAGATAGCTTTCTTGTGCCTCTTCAATGTGAATACTATGCATTGGAAGGTTTGAGTCAGTTGCTGAACACGGCGGGACTTATTAAGAAGAGCTTGAATCCTTCACTGCATATTGAAGGTATTGTTCTTACGATGTTTGATGTGCGCAATAACTTGAGCCATCAGGTTGTAACACAAATCAAAGAACACTTTGGTGACAAAGTATTTAACGCAATTATTCCAAGAAACGTGCGACTCAGCGAAGCGCCGAGCCATGGTCAATCCATCCTTGAGTACGACAGCAAATCAATCGGTTCCGTTCGCTATCTAGAATTGGCCCACGAAGTGATCGCAAGATCTCTTCCAAAGCCAGCTGAAGCGAGCCAGGTTGCAAACACGAATGCCTTAGAAGGGGAAGTAAATGTCTGATACTGCTGTAGAATCCTCGAACAAGAAAAGAGGCTTGGGTCGCGGCCTAGGTTCTCTTTTGGGTGGACCTGCTAATAACGATTTAATGAATGCGCCTGCGGCATCAGCCCCTCCCGTAAAAGCTGCGCCAGCAAATTCAACAACCACTTCACCTGCAGCAACTGCTGCTGGTGCTCCTTCCGTAAATGTTGCTGCAACTGTTGCCCCTCCCGTGGATCCAGAAAGCAAAATTTGGAAGGTGGCTATTGATAAGTTGTCTCCGGGCAAATATCAGCCACGTACAACGTTTGAAAAAGAACCGCTTCAAGAGCTGGCTCAATCTATTAAAGAGAACGGAATTCTTCAGCCAATCGTAGCTCGCAGAACCACTTCGGGGAAACTTGAAATCGTGGCGGGTGAGCGCCGCTGGAGAGCTTCGCAGCTTGCTGGGTTACATGAAGTCCCAGTGATTCTGAAATCTTACGATGACAAACAAGCACTTGAGTTAGCTATCGTTGAGAATATTCAACGTGAAGATTTGAACCCTATTGAAGAAGCAGAAGGCTATTCTCGTCTGATCACAGAGTTTAAATTATCTCAGCAACAAGTCGCTGAAAAAGTAGGTCGTGACCGCGCGACGGTAGCGAATGCTGTTCGTTTGTTGGCACTTCCAAATGAAGTTAAAGACATGATTTCCGCAAATGATCTTTCTGTAGGTCATGCAAAAGTACTTCTTTCTTTGCCAGAGCCTAAAAAACAAATCGAAATGGCGAAAAAGGTCGTGAATGACAAAATCGCAGTTCGTAAATTGGAAAAAATGGTTCAAGCTATCGTTAAGGGAACAGCTGATGAATTGGAAGTTCCAACTTTCGATTCGAATGTGACTCAACGGTTGATCAATGGATTAAGTGATGAGCTTCAGAAGATCATGGGCACGAAGGTGAACATTGATTATTCCGGCGCCAAAGGTAAAATCAGCATTCACTTCTATTCCGATGATGAATTAACTAATTTAGTAGATAGGCTTAAAGAAGGATGGCAGTAAGTATCCCACAAACTTTCCAAGAAGATGTACTTTCAGGTCATGTGACGGCAATCCTTGATCAGGGGACACATTTCGAAGGAAAGCTCAGCTTTGAAGGAACCGTACAAATTGGCGGTGATTTTAAAGGGGAAATCTTTACTAAAGATACCATCGTTATCAATGAGGGCGCCACAGTGGCCGCCCAAGTTGAAGCCGATACAATCATTATCAGCGGCCGAGTAGAGGGAAATCTCTTCGCTCGCCGCCGAGTTATTATGCACCCGCCCGCAATTTTTAAAGGCACCGTGACATCACCAAGTTTACGCATCGATGAGGGCGTTGTATTTGAGGGTGCGTCCTATATGCCTAAGTCTTAGGCAGCATAATCTCATTAGCGGAGCCTAATTTCTCATTAGGAATATGTCCTTGACCGTTTCTGGTATGAAATGCTACTCCCGAGGTTCAAAAAAACAATAGGGATTTCAACAAAATGGATATTTTTGGACAATTAGGCATCAACACAACTGCCGGCATCCAATTCGTGTTCTTCGCGATTGCTTTGTTATTCTTAACAAAATTCGTTTTCACTCCATACGCCCATGCTCTTGAAGAGCGTCAAAATAAAACTAAGGGTGGTGAAGATTTAGCAGCAGAGTACCAAGCTAAGTCTGTGGAACTTCAATCAGAATACGAATCGAAAATTCGTGCTTTGAACCTTGAAATCAAAAACATCGTTGATGCTTCCAAGTCAGAGGCAAATAAACAATACGAAACAGCAGTTGCTAAGTCTCGCTCTGAGGCTGAACAACTTGTTTCTTCCAATAGAACAAAAATCGTTGCGGCAGTAGAGACAGCTTCAAAAGAATTGAAGTCTCAAACTCAAGCTGTTGCTCTTGCAATCACATCCAAATTGTTGGGCAAATAAGAGAGAAGAATATAATGAAAGTTCTTGTAAACCTTCTTATCATCCTGGCGCCTGCGATCGTTTTTGCTTCTGCAGCTGAACACGGTGGAGATCACCACGCTGTTGAAGTACCAAAAGCAGTTATCTATCAGGCGATCAACGTTATCATCCTAGTAATCGGTTTGATCTACTTCACTAAAGATGCAGTTGTATCTTTCTTCGGTGGCAGAAAAGCAGCTTACCTAGAGGCAGCTCAAAAATCTGCATTCGCTCGCGAACAAGCAGAGCGTGAATTCGTAGATATTAAAAACAAACTTGCAAACCTGGACAGCACTCGCCAAGAGCAATTGG is a window of Bdellovibrio sp. SKB1291214 DNA encoding:
- the mnmG gene encoding tRNA uridine-5-carboxymethylaminomethyl(34) synthesis enzyme MnmG, which gives rise to MTNKKFDVIVVGAGHAGIEACLASARLGLQTLMVTTNVDRIGYMSCNPSIGGLAKGHMVRELDVLGGQMGIAADETTIQYKRLNSSKGPAVRGTRVQNDKHLYAAFQKNALFTQPNLQVLQGEVKRLILDKDIAMGVVLDDGSEIFAKATIITTGTFMNGVMHTGLRQEAGGRVGDKPSIGLSDQLAQFGFEVKRLKTGTPARLLKDSIDWAKTVPHTGDEKIYPFSFKSSTQLKLPQILCYLTRTTEETHDIIRANLDKSPMYCGLIEGIGPRYCPSIEDKVTRFHERGSHQTFLEPEGLSTDLIYLQGISTSLPEEVQDQFLKTIPGLENVKVARYGYAVEYDYIEPTQIWHRLETRTIRQLFLAGQINGTSGYEEAAAQGFIAGVNAANSILGRDEFILGRDEAYMGVLVDDLVTKGTREPYRMFTSRAEHRLVLREDNTIDRLAHWAQKLGIVSEQSLEMVAVLREKRKALHDRMRETKVYNTKETQEILATIPTSAMTKSLTIEELLRRPELTSSHLELLNFELDSDPNVVEPVEIEVKYSGYVRRQMDLIEQSKRLEELVLPDSISYSEIRGLSNEEKDKLQRVRPRTLGQAQRISGVNPSAIQAIMIHLKGHKKIKEMNLDEQH
- the rsmG gene encoding 16S rRNA (guanine(527)-N(7))-methyltransferase RsmG yields the protein MSNIDGGSEAPPQIFWRIDEWFPDLSPEVRTRLKAYHDELLKFNRTLSLISAKSVFVADALHFADSINATKAIVKANPGMDKVYDFGSGNGFPGIVFGIMNPSIQVVLVDTDVKKCEFLSHAVNALNLKNISVENKNIEALPADSVKWAICRGFGNISKAILMARKTVVKGGSMYHLKGEEWGIEVGEIPTQLCSIWAPSLVGEYKLPVGAVKYGVVRTEKIS
- a CDS encoding ParA family protein, with amino-acid sequence MAKTICIANQKGGVGKTTTSVNLSSALATLGKRVLLIDMDPQGNASSGLGIKRYDTQDANSYHVLIGEKTLTEATHPTSNPNLKICTANPDLVGAEIELVDMPHREYRLKQAVSIVADQYDFVIVDCPPSLGLITLNALNSADSFLVPLQCEYYALEGLSQLLNTAGLIKKSLNPSLHIEGIVLTMFDVRNNLSHQVVTQIKEHFGDKVFNAIIPRNVRLSEAPSHGQSILEYDSKSIGSVRYLELAHEVIARSLPKPAEASQVANTNALEGEVNV
- a CDS encoding ParB/RepB/Spo0J family partition protein, giving the protein MSDTAVESSNKKRGLGRGLGSLLGGPANNDLMNAPAASAPPVKAAPANSTTTSPAATAAGAPSVNVAATVAPPVDPESKIWKVAIDKLSPGKYQPRTTFEKEPLQELAQSIKENGILQPIVARRTTSGKLEIVAGERRWRASQLAGLHEVPVILKSYDDKQALELAIVENIQREDLNPIEEAEGYSRLITEFKLSQQQVAEKVGRDRATVANAVRLLALPNEVKDMISANDLSVGHAKVLLSLPEPKKQIEMAKKVVNDKIAVRKLEKMVQAIVKGTADELEVPTFDSNVTQRLINGLSDELQKIMGTKVNIDYSGAKGKISIHFYSDDELTNLVDRLKEGWQ
- a CDS encoding bactofilin family protein, whose amino-acid sequence is MAVSIPQTFQEDVLSGHVTAILDQGTHFEGKLSFEGTVQIGGDFKGEIFTKDTIVINEGATVAAQVEADTIIISGRVEGNLFARRRVIMHPPAIFKGTVTSPSLRIDEGVVFEGASYMPKS
- a CDS encoding ATP synthase F0 subunit B gives rise to the protein MDIFGQLGINTTAGIQFVFFAIALLFLTKFVFTPYAHALEERQNKTKGGEDLAAEYQAKSVELQSEYESKIRALNLEIKNIVDASKSEANKQYETAVAKSRSEAEQLVSSNRTKIVAAVETASKELKSQTQAVALAITSKLLGK
- a CDS encoding ATP synthase F0 subunit B: MKVLVNLLIILAPAIVFASAAEHGGDHHAVEVPKAVIYQAINVIILVIGLIYFTKDAVVSFFGGRKAAYLEAAQKSAFAREQAEREFVDIKNKLANLDSTRQEQLAKAQAHANDLKNQIIEEANQVSKRIKDEAELTAKLETQRAQKELRHQLLNDSVEAARIVLTKDIGANDQQKLQNEFINHIEVSR